A genomic stretch from Aedes albopictus strain Foshan chromosome 2, AalbF5, whole genome shotgun sequence includes:
- the LOC134286655 gene encoding uncharacterized protein LOC134286655 yields MHTARATDFCSAKGITWHFIPPRGPHFGGIWEAGVKSMKYLLKRVVGETRLTYEEMATFLAEAEAVLNSRPLCPLSNDPSDLEALTPSHFLIGRPGQAITKPSYSQQKINRLSRWQHVQSMRETLDSKPTIVR; encoded by the coding sequence ATGCACACCGCGAGGGCGACTGATTTCTGCAGTGCAAAGGGAATTACCTGGCACTTCATACCTCCCAGAGGCCCACACTTTGGCGGGATCTGGGAGGCTGGAGTTAAATCGATGAAGTACCTACTGAAACGTGTCGTTGGAGAAACTCGATTGACCTACGAGGAAATGGCAACTTTCCTCGCCGAAGCTGAAGCTGTATTGAATTCGCGTCCATTGTGTCCTCTTTCGAACGACCCAAGTGACTTGGAAGCCCTGACCCCGTCGCATTTCCTCATTGGGCGTCCCGGTCAGGCAATCACCAAGCCGTCGTATAGTCAACAGAAGATCAACAGGCTGTCAAGGTGGCAGCACGTGCAGAGTATGAGAGAGACTTTGGATTCGAAACCGACTATCGTCCGTTAA